The DNA region GTCCAGTCGCCCGCGACCGGGTGGACATGGTTGTCGATCAGGCCAGGCGTGAGGCTCGAGCCTCTCGCGTCGATGCGCGTCGTCGCGCCCTCGGTGTCGATGTCCTTGGCCCGGCCGATGGCGGCGATCTTGCCATCGATGGCAACGATCGTGTCCGCATCCAGGATCGGATTGGCGAGGTCGCCCGAGAGGACGAGTCCGATATTCTCGATGACGAGTTTGGTCGGACCCTTAGCGTGGGTCGGGGCGTCGTGGCTCATGATTCGGTCCTTTCAGTCGGTGGCCGCCGGGGAGGCGACGGCCCGTCTAGTCTCCGCTCGCCACGTCCTCGCCGTCGGCGACCCGATGGAGCATTTCCATGAACATGGCGCGCTCGCTCGGTTTCAGCGGCGCCAGCACGCGGCGGCCAACCTCGACGCTGGTCGCGAGAAGGGGCGCGGCATAGCGAACGCCATGTTCGGTAAGGCGGATGATGGTGAGGCGCTGGTCCTCCGCCGAGGCGAAACGCTGGACCAGGCCGTGCTTGAGCAATTTTCGAATGACGATGCTGATCGTCGAAGGATCCATCGCAGTCAGGCGGCCGAGCTGGTTCTGCGAGAGTTCGCCATGTTTCATGATCGTCGCGAGCGCCGCCATCTGAGTCGGAGTCAGATCGTGCTCGCCCATCACCTCCTGAAAGCGCATCGTCGCGCGCTGATGCGCCTTGCGGATGAGATGGGCCGGATGCTCTCCGAGATCGTAGCCCGACGCCTCGTAGAGCGCGGCCGACATCGAGGCGAGGTCGATGCTGCGCCAGACATCGGCTTCGTTCTCGCGCTCGGATGCTTCCACCGTCGCAGCGTCCGCCTCGTTCGATGCCATGCGGCTCTCTCGCCCCTGTTCTCGTCACGCCGCGCTCAGGCGGCGATCGCCTCGTTCTCGATGACCGCGCCCGACGACAGCGCCGCAACCACGGAGGCCGAATCGCTGACGACGCCGAAATGGGTCGCGATGTCGTAGAGCGTCGATTCCTGTTCACGCGGTCCCGTCGCCGCGCAGCAATCGCGCGGGACGACGACTTCATAGCCGTTGAAGAACGCGTCGTGAACCGTCGAACGCACGCATATGTTGGTGACGACGCCGAACACGACGAGCTGGTCCACCAGCATGTCCTTCAGCACCAAATCGAGATCGGTCTGGAAAAAGCTCGAATAGCGATGCTTGATGACGTGGATCTCGTCGGCGCGGGCGCCGAGATCGTCGATGATCTCCGTCGCCCAGGTGCCCTCTGTGCCGTGCGGCGTGCGCTTCACCCATTCGCGGTCGCGCCGCATATTGCGGCGATGGCTGTCATGCACCCAGATCACTGGAGCGCCGGCCTTGCGAGCCGCATCGATCACGGCGAGCTGCGGCGGCATCAGCGTCTCGTAGCCCGGCAGCACCATCTTGCCGCCCGGCTTGCAGAACTCATTGATCATGTCGACCACGATGACCGCGGTGCGGGCGGGGTCGAGCTGAGCCTGTTCCGGGTTGTTGTGGGCCGAGAAGACGTCGATGGACATGGCAGTTTCTCCTCTGGTGACTTGGCTCAATCCCTGAGCAGCGAATAAAGCAGGTCGAAGAAGCGGTCGGCATCGACGTCCTTGCAGATTTCGGCGTTGGGCGGCAGGCCGCGCTCGTTCCAGAAATCCGCGACCGTGGCACCGAACGTGTAGGTTCCGCCCAGATCGACGCCAATATGGGCCGGACGCGTACGCACCAGCGTGGGGTCGATGATCAGCGCCAGCGCCAGCGGATCGTGCAAGGCGCCACCGACGCCCATCGAATTGCGGTGCAGCTTTTCGTAGAACAGCAGCCAGTCGTTGACGACGCGGCCAAGTTCCGTGTCGATCTTGCGGAACTCCGCATATTGCTCCTCCTCGACCAGCACCTGCATGGTGACGTCGAGGCCGACCATGGTCAGCTTCACGCCCGAATCGAGCACGATCCGTAGCGCTTCCGGATCGCAGAAGGCGTTGAACTCGGTCGGGGTGATGATCTCGCTCTTGCGCCAGAAGACGCCGCCCATCCAGGTGATGTCTTTGATCTTCGGCAGCAGTTCCGGATATTTCAGGATGAAGAGGCCGATATTGCAGAGCGGTCCGGTCGCCACGATGCGCAGCGGCTCGTCATGCTCGCGCAGCGTCTTCGCAATGAAATCGACCGCGTGAAGCTTCTCGACCTGCTTCGTCGCCATCGGCAGATAGGGCGAGCCTTCGAGGCCGCTTGGGCCGTCCGCCGTGCCGAGCACAAGCGGGCGGGCGAGCGGGCGATAGCAGCCGGCCGCGACCGGCACATCGCCTGCGCCGATGAATTCGAGGATGCGCAGCGTGTTCGAAACACACTTGTCGAGTTCGGCGTTTCCGCAGGTCACGGTGACGCCGAGGAGGTCGATCGCCTTGGAGCGATGCGCCATGACCAGCGCGATGGCGTCGTCATGGCCGGGGTCGCAGTCGAGAATGATCGGCGTCGGGCGGATATCGGGGGTCTGGCTCATCTTGTCCGTCCTCACGCCGCCTTGCCGTAAAGGGCGATGGTTTCCTTGAACAGCTTCATGAAGCGCCGTCCGTCGATATCGGTGCAGATCCGCGTTGTCTTCGGTCCGCCGCCGGGCAGAAGCTGGCGGCCGCGATAGGCAACCGTCTGGCCGCGCGCGAGCCGCCCGTCGAGGACGATGTCGACGAAGAGCGGCTCGGTCATGGTGCAGAGCGTCGGATCGAAGGCCAGCGCGAGCGTGATGATATCGTCCATCGGGAAGCCGACCAGATCGAAGAACTCGCGCCAGATGTCGATATAGATCGGGAAACTGTCCTGCAGCATCGTCAGGACCGGGTGCTCGCCAGCCGACAAAAGGTCGGCCAGGTCATCGCGGGTCAACATGCTGGCCGCGGCGCGGTTATCCTCGCATACGTCGAGCGGCACGAGAATGGTCTCGACGCCCTGGCTCAGCACGACGCGGGCGGCTTCGGCATCGGCCCAGATATTGTACTCGGAGAGCGGCGTGATGTTGCCGGGGGTGATGAAATTGCCGCCGAGCAGGACCATGCGCTTCACGTTCGCGGCAAGCTTCGGCTCCTGCAGATAGGCCATGGCAAGATTGGTCATCGGACCGGTCGCAACCAGCGTGATCTCGCCGGGAGAAGCGAGCACGGTGTCGATGATGAAATCGACCGCGTGCTTGTCGATGACCTTGTTCGTCGGCGTCGGCGCCGGCGGATTGAACTTCTTCAGCCGGTCGCCGAAGCGCGCGACAAGGCGCTTCTCGAAATGCACGGGCGCCTGCATGTCTTCCCTGGAATTGCCGACAATCGGACGCCAAGCGCCCTTGGCGACCGGGATATTCTCGCGGCCGGCGAGGGCCAGCGTGTTGAGCACGACATTGGTCACCTGCTCGATCGGGCCGGCGGCGCCCGTGCAGGTCGTGACCCCTTCCAGCTTCACCGAGGGCGAAATAGCGGCGAAGAGCACCGCCAATATGTCGTCCCCAGCGGAATCGACGTCGAGAATGATGCGTTCCATGCTTTTCCCTGGCCCGGGTTCTAGGATCCGGCAGTGCCGTTCGGTTTGACGGAGAGCGCCCGCCCCATGGAGGCGAGCGTCTCCTGGATGATGCGCGGTCGCGCACGATAGGAGAGCGCGAAGAGCGCGGCCAGTGCCACCAGATAGGGCACGGCCAGAACGAGATAGGACGAGACGCCGAAGGTCTGCAGGCGCAGCGACAGCGCGTCGGAGAAGCCGAACAGCAGGCATCCCAAGAGAATCTTGAGCGGATCGCCATTCGAGAAGATCAGGATCGCCACCGCCATGAAGCCGCGGCCCGATGACATGTTCTCCGTGAACATGGTGGTGTAGCCGAGCGAAAGATGCGCTCCGGCAAGGCCGGCCAGAACGCCGCAGATGAGCGAGGCCGTGTAGCGGATCTTCGTGATCGAGATGCCGAGTGCCTCCGCCGCTTCCGGCTTCTCGCCGACGACACGGATATAAAGGCCGAGGCGGGAGCGCTTGTAGAAGAGAATGAGCAGCGGCACGGCCAGGAAGGCGACATAGACCAGTGGCGTATAGCCGGAAATCATCTGCCCGATCGGCCCGAGTTCCTTGGCGAAAGGCAATCGGATGATCGGCAGTCCGACCAGTCCATGACCGAAGATCGAGCCGCGCGTGCCGAAGATCGCCTTCAGAAGCGAGATCGTCATGCCGCTCGCCAGAATGTTGAGCGCGAGGCCGACGACGACTTCATTGGCGCGGAACGTGACGACCAGAAGCGCGAAGATGAAGGCGAGCACTAGCGCTGCGGCGACGCCGCAGAGCACGCCGATCCAGGGCGAACCCGTGAAGATCGTGCCGATGACGGCGAAGAAGGCGCCCACCAGCATCTGGCCCTCAAGACCGATGTTGAAGATTCCAGCCTTGGTCGTGAACGAACCGCCGAGCGAAACCAGCAGGATCGGCGCCGTGGTGCGCAGCATCGCCACGACCAGGGTCGCGTTGAACAGACGTTCTAGAATTTCCAACGACGTTCTCCTGCCGTCGAATCTCCGGCGCGCCGACGAACCAGAATCTGCGCCGAAACCGCGAGAATGATGAGCGCCTGAATCACCGTGATGATTTCGCGCGAGGCGGTGGTGTCGACTTCGAGCAGCAGCGAACCGCTGCGGAGCGCGCCGAAGAAGAGCGCCGTGCCGATCGTGCCGATCGGATTGCCATTGGCGAGCAGGGCCGCGATGACGCCATCGAAGCCGAAACCGGGGGCGAAGCCTTCCATGAACCGGTGATGCACGCCGAGCGACTCGACCCCGCCGGCAAGACCGCCGATCGCTCCCGATACCAGCAGGAGCACGAAGGTCTGCCGCTTTATGTCGATGCCGCCATATTCTGCGAATTTCGGATTGGCGCCCATCTCCGTCACGGCGTAGCCGCGGGCTGTGCGGGTGAAGAAGAGATAGACGGCGATGGCCAGCCCCAGACCGATGAAGAGCCCCCAGTTCAGCCGCGAGAACGAGAAGATCTGCGGCAGATAGGCACTCTCCAGGATCGGCGGCGTATCCGGCTGCCCACCCGGACGCTTGAAGATGTTGATCGTCAGATAGGAGGTCAGCAGGACGGCGACATAGTTGGCGAGGATGGTCGAGACCACCTCATTGGTCTGGAAGCGCGCCCGGAAGAAGGCCGGGATCGCGATCCACAGCAACCCGGCGAAGGCAGCAACCGCGAGGCCGAGCAGCACATGCAGCACGGGGGGCAGCGCGAAGGAAAAACCAACCCAGGTCGCCGCGAAGCCGCCCAGGAAGAGTTGGCCCTCGATGCCGATGTTGAAGAGCCCACCGCGGAGCGAGACGCACGCCGCGATACCGCAAATAAGAATGGGCGTCATCTGCAGCAACGTTCCGGCGATGCGCTCCGGACTGCCGAAGGCGCCGTCGATCAGCGTCAGCAGCACATGGAGCGGGCTCTCCTTGACCGAAAGGATGACGACGGCACCCATGGCGAGAGCGATGGCAAGGGCGATGAGTTGGCCGAAAATGGCAGAGAGGCGATCCGACATCAGGCGACCTCCGCCACGCTTTGGATATCGACGCCCGCCATGAGATGGCCGATCACCTCCTCGCTGACGCCCTCGCCCGGCAATTCGCCCATGATGCGGCCGGCGAACATGACCAGGATCCGATCTGCGAGCGCGATCAACTCGTCGAGCTGGACCGAGATCAGCAGGATCGCCTTGCCCGCCTCGCGCTGGCGCATGATTTCCGAATGGATCGCCTCGGTCGCGCCGATGTCGACACCTCGGGTCGGCTGGTCGACCAGGAGGAAGCGCGCATCGCCCGAGAATTCCCGCGCCAGCACGACCTTCTGTATATTGCCGCCGGAAAGGCTCTTCACGGGCGATTCCGGCCCGCGCGTGCGAATGTCGAAGCGCTCGATCAGCTTCTTCGTCGTCGCCGTCAGATGGCGATGGTCGATTATGCCACGACGCGACCAGGGAGCCTGGTCCTGCCGTCCCATCAAAATGTTGAGCGCGACGGACGCATTGCGGTCAACGCCGCGCACCAGTCGGTCGCCGGGGACATGAGCGACGCCGGCATGGCGGATTTCGCGGGCCGAGGCGCCGTCGATGCGCTTGCCGCCCAACGCGATGCTTCCGTGAGATGGCGGGCGAAGCCCGGAAATGACTTCGGCGAGTTCCGTCTGGCCGTTACCCGCAACACCGGCAATGCCGACGATTTCGCCAGCCCGAACCTCGAAGGAAACGCCCCGCAACGCGGGAAGGCGGCGTTCGTCGCGCGCCCAGAGATCCTCGACCTTCATCACGGTCGCCCCGGAAGTCGGTGGACGCGGGCGTCGGTCGAAGGAAACGAGACGGCCGACCATCATCTGCACGAGGTCGGACTTGGTCAGTTCGGCCGTCGGCCGGGTCGCGACTTCCTTGCCGAGACGCAGCACCGTCACAGTATCCGAAACCTCCATCACCTCCTCGAGGTGATGGGAAATGAAGATCACGGTCATGCCTTGCGCGACGAAGCCACGCAGGGTGTGGAAGAGCTCGCGGCTTTCCTGCGGCGTCAGCACGGCGGTCGGCTCGTCGAGAATGATGGTCCGCGCGCCGCGCGCCAGCACCTTGAGGATCTCGATGCGCTGCTCGATGCCGACCGAGAGCAGCCCAACGCGCTCGGTCGGATCGACCTGAAGGCCGAACTGCTTCGAAAGTTCCGCCGTCCTGGCAATCTGGGCGGCATGATCGATAAGTCCGCCCTTCACGATCTCCATACCGAGAAAGACGTTCTCGGCGACGGTGAGCGAGGGCACGAGCTTGAAGTGCTGGTGGACCATCCCGATACCGGAAGCGATCGCGGCGGCCGGATTGGCAAGGACCTTTCGCTCCCCGTCGATCCATATCTCGCCCTCGTCCGGCTGCAAAAGCCCGAAGAGGATGTTCATCAGCGTCGTCTTGCCGGCGCCGTTCTCGCCGATGATCGCGTGGATGCGCCCGCGCTGGACCGCGAGATTCACGTTCTCATTGGCGACGAAGGAGCCAAATCGCTTCGTGATCGATTTCAGCTCGATGGCGAGGGACATGGGGGAGGTCCGTCCGGGCGATGAAGCACTTTCTGAACCTCCCCCTTGAGGGGAGGTCGAAGGCGCAGAGCGAAGCGATAGCGGCTTCGGGAGGGGGCTAGCTTGAGCAAGGCCCAAGCGTTCTCGCCATCGGATCTGGCGCAACCCCTCCCCAAAACCGCTACGCGGTTTTGACCCTCCCTCAAGGGGAGGTTCAAGGCAGCGATGCTGCCTCTACTTCACCGTCGGAACGACGATCTTGCCGGAGACGACATCGGCCTTGAGCGTCTCGAGCTTCGCCTTGACGTCCGCCGGAATCTTGCCCTCGACATCGGGGCAAAGCTTCAGTTCGACGCCGCCCGACGCGAGATCGTAGGTGTGAACCGATCCCGGGGCGATCTCCTTGCCGTCGACGACATCCTTGACGAGGCTGTAGACGGCGATATCGGCCTTCTTGAGCATTGAGGCCATGACATGGCCCGGCGCGATGGCGCACTGGTCGACGTCGACGCCGATCGAGTATTTCTCGGCCGCCGCGCTCGCCTGCATCACGCCCTCGCCGGTCGGGCCGGCGACGTTGTAGACAATGTCGGCGCCCTGGCCGTAGAGCGCCATGGTGAGTTCGCTACCCTTGGCGGGGTCGTCGAAGGTGCCGGCAAACACCGAGTCGACGCGGACGTCCGGTGCCGCCGCCTTGGCGCCAGCCTCATAGCCGCCGAGGAAATCGCGGATGACGGGAATGTCGCGGCCGCCGACAAAGCCGATCGCCTTGCCGTCGCCGAGACCTTCGATCGCGCTGCCCTTCTCGGCCATCATCGCGGCGAGCGCGCCGGCCATGAACGAGCCCTGGTTCTGGGCGAAGTTCGCATAGATGATCGTCTTGGAATCGAGTACGCCATCGATGAACACGAACTTGGTGTTTGGATAGGCGGCGGCAGTCTTCTGCAGCGCGTCGACCAGTTCCCAGCCCATCACGAAGACGAGGTCGTAGGAACCGTCCTTGGCGACGTTGTTGAACTGCTCCTCATAGTCGAGCGCGCGGTTGCCGGTGTCGATCAGCTTGACCTTCACGCCGAGATCCTTCTCGGCCTTCTTCAAGCCGTCGACGATGGCGACGCCGAAGCCTTGCGCGAAATAGCCGGAGATCGCGGCGATGGAGACTTCCTTGGCGGAAGCGGCGGTCGCCACCAACGCGAAGGCCGAGGCGCCGCAAAGGGCGATGAGACGACGGGACCAGCTGGACATGATGACCTAAACCCCTGGAGTTTGGAGAACTACGATCCTGAACGATGCGTCCATTTCCGATCGCCCGGTCGGCTGAGTTCCCTGCGCCGTAT from Kaistia algarum includes:
- a CDS encoding MarR family winged helix-turn-helix transcriptional regulator, which translates into the protein MASNEADAATVEASERENEADVWRSIDLASMSAALYEASGYDLGEHPAHLIRKAHQRATMRFQEVMGEHDLTPTQMAALATIMKHGELSQNQLGRLTAMDPSTISIVIRKLLKHGLVQRFASAEDQRLTIIRLTEHGVRYAAPLLATSVEVGRRVLAPLKPSERAMFMEMLHRVADGEDVASGD
- a CDS encoding cysteine hydrolase family protein, whose amino-acid sequence is MSIDVFSAHNNPEQAQLDPARTAVIVVDMINEFCKPGGKMVLPGYETLMPPQLAVIDAARKAGAPVIWVHDSHRRNMRRDREWVKRTPHGTEGTWATEIIDDLGARADEIHVIKHRYSSFFQTDLDLVLKDMLVDQLVVFGVVTNICVRSTVHDAFFNGYEVVVPRDCCAATGPREQESTLYDIATHFGVVSDSASVVAALSSGAVIENEAIAA
- a CDS encoding nucleoside hydrolase, whose protein sequence is MSQTPDIRPTPIILDCDPGHDDAIALVMAHRSKAIDLLGVTVTCGNAELDKCVSNTLRILEFIGAGDVPVAAGCYRPLARPLVLGTADGPSGLEGSPYLPMATKQVEKLHAVDFIAKTLREHDEPLRIVATGPLCNIGLFILKYPELLPKIKDITWMGGVFWRKSEIITPTEFNAFCDPEALRIVLDSGVKLTMVGLDVTMQVLVEEEQYAEFRKIDTELGRVVNDWLLFYEKLHRNSMGVGGALHDPLALALIIDPTLVRTRPAHIGVDLGGTYTFGATVADFWNERGLPPNAEICKDVDADRFFDLLYSLLRD
- a CDS encoding nucleoside hydrolase is translated as MERIILDVDSAGDDILAVLFAAISPSVKLEGVTTCTGAAGPIEQVTNVVLNTLALAGRENIPVAKGAWRPIVGNSREDMQAPVHFEKRLVARFGDRLKKFNPPAPTPTNKVIDKHAVDFIIDTVLASPGEITLVATGPMTNLAMAYLQEPKLAANVKRMVLLGGNFITPGNITPLSEYNIWADAEAARVVLSQGVETILVPLDVCEDNRAAASMLTRDDLADLLSAGEHPVLTMLQDSFPIYIDIWREFFDLVGFPMDDIITLALAFDPTLCTMTEPLFVDIVLDGRLARGQTVAYRGRQLLPGGGPKTTRICTDIDGRRFMKLFKETIALYGKAA
- a CDS encoding ABC transporter permease, encoding MEILERLFNATLVVAMLRTTAPILLVSLGGSFTTKAGIFNIGLEGQMLVGAFFAVIGTIFTGSPWIGVLCGVAAALVLAFIFALLVVTFRANEVVVGLALNILASGMTISLLKAIFGTRGSIFGHGLVGLPIIRLPFAKELGPIGQMISGYTPLVYVAFLAVPLLILFYKRSRLGLYIRVVGEKPEAAEALGISITKIRYTASLICGVLAGLAGAHLSLGYTTMFTENMSSGRGFMAVAILIFSNGDPLKILLGCLLFGFSDALSLRLQTFGVSSYLVLAVPYLVALAALFALSYRARPRIIQETLASMGRALSVKPNGTAGS
- a CDS encoding ABC transporter permease — its product is MSDRLSAIFGQLIALAIALAMGAVVILSVKESPLHVLLTLIDGAFGSPERIAGTLLQMTPILICGIAACVSLRGGLFNIGIEGQLFLGGFAATWVGFSFALPPVLHVLLGLAVAAFAGLLWIAIPAFFRARFQTNEVVSTILANYVAVLLTSYLTINIFKRPGGQPDTPPILESAYLPQIFSFSRLNWGLFIGLGLAIAVYLFFTRTARGYAVTEMGANPKFAEYGGIDIKRQTFVLLLVSGAIGGLAGGVESLGVHHRFMEGFAPGFGFDGVIAALLANGNPIGTIGTALFFGALRSGSLLLEVDTTASREIITVIQALIILAVSAQILVRRRAGDSTAGERRWKF
- a CDS encoding ABC transporter ATP-binding protein; the protein is MSLAIELKSITKRFGSFVANENVNLAVQRGRIHAIIGENGAGKTTLMNILFGLLQPDEGEIWIDGERKVLANPAAAIASGIGMVHQHFKLVPSLTVAENVFLGMEIVKGGLIDHAAQIARTAELSKQFGLQVDPTERVGLLSVGIEQRIEILKVLARGARTIILDEPTAVLTPQESRELFHTLRGFVAQGMTVIFISHHLEEVMEVSDTVTVLRLGKEVATRPTAELTKSDLVQMMVGRLVSFDRRPRPPTSGATVMKVEDLWARDERRLPALRGVSFEVRAGEIVGIAGVAGNGQTELAEVISGLRPPSHGSIALGGKRIDGASAREIRHAGVAHVPGDRLVRGVDRNASVALNILMGRQDQAPWSRRGIIDHRHLTATTKKLIERFDIRTRGPESPVKSLSGGNIQKVVLAREFSGDARFLLVDQPTRGVDIGATEAIHSEIMRQREAGKAILLISVQLDELIALADRILVMFAGRIMGELPGEGVSEEVIGHLMAGVDIQSVAEVA
- a CDS encoding BMP family lipoprotein, with the protein product MSSWSRRLIALCGASAFALVATAASAKEVSIAAISGYFAQGFGVAIVDGLKKAEKDLGVKVKLIDTGNRALDYEEQFNNVAKDGSYDLVFVMGWELVDALQKTAAAYPNTKFVFIDGVLDSKTIIYANFAQNQGSFMAGALAAMMAEKGSAIEGLGDGKAIGFVGGRDIPVIRDFLGGYEAGAKAAAPDVRVDSVFAGTFDDPAKGSELTMALYGQGADIVYNVAGPTGEGVMQASAAAEKYSIGVDVDQCAIAPGHVMASMLKKADIAVYSLVKDVVDGKEIAPGSVHTYDLASGGVELKLCPDVEGKIPADVKAKLETLKADVVSGKIVVPTVK